Proteins from a genomic interval of Desulfovibrio sp.:
- a CDS encoding protein phosphatase CheZ gives MTANDTMIENLMDRYMDEMVENLKTAITQAVENELSKSLTRSLLQGEFYKRMSDDMRQGLQSIYKELSSARQEDGTEIVKEKKRADQLFSEAADQLDKILSTTEQATGEIMDIVERHMEMQAKSNQILHSLKSGGVTKDQLQDLRQMSDTLNADLMSIMTTLSFQDLTGQRIKRIIGAIKNVEAIVLDLYLSTGLKVRAHEEAPEKGLEEIEAEAAQKVNELKGPQVGTNQASVDDLLASLGM, from the coding sequence ATGACCGCGAATGATACCATGATCGAAAACCTGATGGACAGGTACATGGACGAGATGGTGGAGAACTTGAAAACCGCCATCACCCAGGCCGTGGAGAACGAACTGTCCAAGTCGCTCACCCGCTCGCTTCTGCAGGGCGAGTTCTACAAGCGCATGAGCGACGACATGCGCCAGGGGCTGCAGTCCATCTACAAGGAGCTTTCCAGCGCTCGCCAGGAAGACGGCACCGAAATAGTCAAAGAGAAAAAACGCGCAGACCAGCTTTTCAGCGAAGCGGCCGACCAGCTGGACAAGATACTCTCCACCACCGAGCAGGCCACCGGCGAGATCATGGACATCGTGGAACGCCACATGGAGATGCAGGCCAAGTCGAACCAGATCCTGCACAGCTTGAAGTCCGGCGGAGTCACCAAGGACCAGCTTCAGGACCTTCGGCAGATGAGCGACACTTTGAATGCGGACCTGATGTCCATCATGACCACCCTCTCCTTCCAGGACCTCACCGGTCAGCGCATCAAGCGCATTATCGGCGCCATCAAGAACGTGGAGGCCATCGTCCTGGACCTGTACCTGTCAACTGGGCTCAAGGTGCGGGCGCACGAGGAAGCTCCGGAAAAGGGATTGGAGGAGATCGAGGCCGAAGCGGCCCAGAAGGTCAACGAGCTCAAGGGCCCGCAGGTGGGCACCAACCAGGCTTCGGTGGATGATCTGCTGGCGTCGCTTGGAATGTAA
- a CDS encoding PilZ domain-containing protein → MGEEQRTFLRIPTNMQGQLRLVASEAEHQLFREAPITSTAVTAMELKNAGVNEAMVNALLALDRKLDMLIGIHTRDSLQDQFPYTIEIVEISGAGVKVASPYPLVMDQLVEVVITLTQLPIRMAAAIGRVIREEIIDGRQIWAIDFTKIRDRDLETIVQFVFQTQRDELRVKKWEQPG, encoded by the coding sequence ATGGGTGAGGAACAACGCACCTTCCTTCGCATCCCCACCAACATGCAGGGGCAGCTGCGCTTGGTGGCGTCCGAGGCGGAACACCAACTCTTTCGCGAAGCTCCCATCACGAGCACCGCGGTCACGGCCATGGAGCTCAAGAACGCGGGCGTCAACGAAGCCATGGTGAACGCCCTGCTTGCCCTGGACCGCAAGCTGGACATGCTCATCGGCATCCACACCCGGGATAGCCTTCAGGACCAATTCCCGTACACTATCGAAATAGTGGAGATCTCCGGTGCAGGGGTGAAAGTGGCCTCCCCCTACCCCTTGGTGATGGATCAGCTGGTGGAGGTGGTGATAACCCTGACCCAGCTGCCGATTCGCATGGCCGCGGCCATCGGCCGGGTTATCCGCGAGGAAATCATTGACGGGCGCCAGATCTGGGCCATCGATTTTACGAAAATACGTGACCGCGACCTGGAAACCATAGTACAGTTCGTTTTCCAAACCCAACGCGACGAGCTACGCGTCAAAAAGTGGGAGCAGCCAGGATGA
- a CDS encoding bifunctional precorrin-2 dehydrogenase/sirohydrochlorin ferrochelatase, translating to MRYYPLFADLTRKRCLVVGAGEVGRRKIGTLAACGAQEVLVLDTRAPDADLAETLALPAVAFEQRSFEDKDLDGRFLVIASTSNEELNWRISRACEARGILCNIVDQPEKCSFIVPALFTQGDLTVAISTGGGSPALARKIRKGLGEFLGSEYGAVLVLMSRLRPLVLELGLGSPKNATIFRGLLDSGLLEALEARDMAQASALLAEHIPSELHPRIPEILDGLS from the coding sequence ATGCGATACTACCCTCTATTCGCGGACCTCACCCGCAAGCGCTGCCTGGTGGTTGGCGCGGGCGAAGTGGGCCGCCGCAAGATAGGAACCCTGGCCGCCTGCGGAGCCCAGGAAGTCCTCGTGCTGGATACCCGCGCCCCAGACGCGGACCTTGCGGAAACACTGGCCCTGCCCGCCGTGGCCTTCGAGCAGCGCTCCTTCGAGGATAAGGACCTGGACGGGCGTTTTCTGGTCATTGCCTCAACCTCCAATGAGGAACTCAACTGGCGCATCAGCCGGGCCTGCGAGGCGCGTGGCATACTCTGCAACATCGTGGACCAGCCAGAGAAGTGCAGCTTCATCGTTCCGGCGCTCTTCACCCAGGGCGACCTGACCGTGGCCATCTCCACCGGCGGCGGCTCCCCTGCTCTGGCCCGCAAGATCCGCAAGGGCCTGGGAGAGTTTTTGGGCTCGGAATACGGCGCGGTCCTGGTGCTCATGAGCAGGCTGCGCCCCCTGGTGCTGGAACTTGGGCTCGGCTCGCCCAAAAACGCCACCATCTTCCGGGGACTTCTGGACTCGGGCCTGCTGGAGGCCCTGGAAGCAAGGGACATGGCCCAGGCTTCGGCCCTGTTGGCCGAACATATTCCGTCGGAACTCCACCCGCGCATTCCGGAGATACTGGATGGGCTTAGCTGA
- a CDS encoding glycosyltransferase gives MNRPLRILVVLPLYGGSLPIGRYCRKALASLGHTVETFEAPDFYGAFTALKGLRVTTERLDYLEHAFLQVVAQAILSKAETFQPDLVLAMAQAPLTKQVLKRLRQAEIPTAMWFMEDFRLFTYWESFAPHYDAFAVIQKEPLLGKLQEIGQPNGLYLPLAADPDFHKPMELSPVEKRMYGADVSFLGAGYPNRRAAFKELMGQGLKIWGSDWEGDEILAQLVQRGGERISSEESVKIFNATAVNLNLHSSVSAKELVSGGDFVNPRTFELAMCGAFQLVDQRTLLPELFGPDELATFTSMDELKAGVAKFLAAPQERWAYAERARARALKDHTYQARMRTLLAFLEERLEGWPKQRQDEGALSALPEEYQGEARQLLAGLGLTEDAPFKDLVWALRAKAGKLTPVETAILFLDEWRKQYGGREQIQ, from the coding sequence ATGAACCGTCCCCTGCGAATTCTCGTTGTCCTGCCCCTCTACGGCGGCTCCCTTCCCATCGGGCGTTATTGCCGCAAGGCCCTGGCATCGCTTGGCCACACGGTCGAGACCTTCGAGGCTCCCGACTTTTACGGCGCCTTCACAGCGCTCAAGGGCCTTCGCGTCACCACCGAACGCCTGGACTATCTCGAGCACGCCTTTCTGCAGGTGGTGGCCCAGGCCATCCTCTCCAAGGCCGAGACCTTCCAGCCCGATCTGGTGCTGGCCATGGCCCAGGCCCCTCTCACCAAGCAGGTGCTCAAACGCCTGCGCCAGGCGGAGATTCCCACGGCCATGTGGTTCATGGAGGATTTCAGGCTCTTCACCTACTGGGAGTCCTTCGCCCCCCACTACGACGCATTCGCGGTAATCCAAAAGGAGCCGCTCCTGGGCAAGCTTCAGGAGATCGGCCAGCCAAACGGCCTGTACCTGCCCCTGGCCGCCGACCCGGATTTCCACAAGCCCATGGAACTCTCCCCGGTGGAGAAGCGCATGTACGGGGCGGACGTCTCGTTTTTGGGCGCCGGGTATCCCAACCGCCGGGCCGCGTTCAAGGAACTCATGGGGCAGGGGCTCAAAATCTGGGGATCGGATTGGGAAGGGGACGAGATACTCGCCCAGCTGGTGCAGCGCGGCGGGGAGCGCATATCCTCCGAGGAGTCGGTGAAGATATTCAACGCCACGGCCGTGAACCTGAACCTGCACTCCAGCGTGTCCGCCAAGGAACTGGTCTCCGGCGGGGACTTCGTGAACCCGCGCACCTTCGAGCTGGCCATGTGCGGGGCGTTTCAATTGGTGGACCAGCGTACGCTTTTGCCCGAGCTTTTCGGGCCTGACGAGCTGGCCACGTTCACCTCCATGGACGAGCTCAAAGCCGGGGTGGCCAAGTTCCTGGCCGCGCCCCAAGAGCGCTGGGCCTATGCCGAAAGGGCCAGGGCGCGAGCCCTCAAGGACCACACCTATCAAGCCAGGATGCGGACTCTGCTCGCGTTTCTGGAGGAACGCCTGGAGGGCTGGCCCAAACAGCGCCAGGATGAAGGGGCGCTTTCAGCCCTGCCCGAAGAGTACCAGGGCGAGGCTCGCCAGCTCCTGGCCGGGCTCGGACTCACCGAGGATGCGCCCTTCAAGGATCTGGTCTGGGCGCTTCGGGCCAAGGCGGGCAAGCTCACGCCCGTGGAAACGGCGATTCTTTTCCTGGATGAGTGGCGGAAGCAGTACGGGGGCAGAGAGCAGATACAGTAA
- a CDS encoding glycosyltransferase family 9 protein, whose protein sequence is MKPVLVMQLARFGDLLQTKRLILGLAASGRPVHLLVDSSLGKLASRIYPDVSVHTIDAHSPPDPSSLKGTLVDLAGLRFHRVYNLNFAGMSLAVSSLFDPGVVRGYSLNEGQPLRDPWAAMAFRWTKNRRQAAMNLADFWAGFALPMFPAGQVNPPAVPRGGGLGVAMAGRHARRSLPPDVLAGVVQAMLPVLNTPKIFLLGTAGEKPAARELMSLLPARVSGMVDDLTGRTGLDELCDRVSGLDRVLTPDTGVMHLAAHLGVPVTAVFLSSAWCHETGPYGQGHTVWQAVLPCSPCLESASCPNEHACLEPFKRREFLRLVGGKITGDPPPGLLGLDTRFDPLGVTYVSFAGSDRTLAERTRVRAFIARHLGIEWGQGLPPAPDLADRLVEDPDFMLNKPQALFEAL, encoded by the coding sequence ATGAAGCCCGTCCTGGTAATGCAGCTGGCCCGTTTTGGGGATCTTCTCCAGACCAAACGGCTCATTCTCGGTCTTGCGGCTTCGGGGCGTCCTGTGCATCTTCTCGTGGATTCATCTCTTGGGAAGCTCGCTTCCCGGATTTATCCAGACGTGTCTGTCCACACCATTGATGCGCATTCCCCGCCCGATCCGTCCTCTTTGAAGGGCACCCTGGTTGATCTGGCCGGTCTCCGCTTTCACCGCGTGTATAATCTGAATTTCGCGGGCATGAGCCTGGCGGTCAGCTCCCTGTTTGATCCAGGCGTGGTGCGGGGCTACAGTCTCAACGAAGGCCAGCCCCTGCGCGATCCCTGGGCGGCAATGGCCTTCCGCTGGACCAAGAACCGCAGGCAGGCGGCGATGAATCTGGCCGATTTCTGGGCCGGATTTGCCCTGCCGATGTTTCCCGCCGGGCAAGTCAATCCGCCGGCTGTTCCCCGTGGGGGCGGCCTGGGGGTGGCCATGGCCGGTCGCCATGCCAGGCGCTCCCTGCCTCCGGACGTGCTGGCCGGAGTTGTGCAGGCCATGCTGCCGGTGCTGAACACTCCCAAGATATTTCTTCTGGGCACGGCAGGCGAGAAACCAGCGGCCAGGGAACTCATGTCCCTGCTTCCGGCCCGTGTGTCCGGCATGGTCGATGACCTGACAGGCCGGACAGGCCTTGATGAGCTGTGCGACAGGGTTTCCGGGCTGGACCGGGTGCTTACTCCGGACACCGGCGTCATGCACCTTGCCGCGCATCTCGGGGTTCCCGTTACAGCAGTGTTTCTTTCCTCCGCCTGGTGCCATGAGACCGGACCCTACGGCCAGGGACACACCGTATGGCAGGCGGTTCTCCCCTGTTCCCCCTGTCTGGAGTCGGCTTCCTGCCCCAATGAGCACGCCTGTTTGGAGCCGTTCAAACGCCGCGAGTTTCTGCGCCTGGTCGGCGGCAAAATCACCGGAGACCCGCCCCCGGGCCTGCTAGGGTTAGACACACGCTTCGACCCGCTGGGCGTGACCTACGTTTCCTTCGCGGGCAGCGACCGCACCCTGGCCGAGCGGACCCGGGTGCGGGCCTTCATAGCGCGCCATCTGGGCATCGAATGGGGGCAAGGCCTCCCTCCCGCCCCGGACCTGGCTGACCGGCTCGTGGAAGACCCCGATTTCATGCTGAACAAACCTCAGGCCCTGTTTGAGGCATTATGA
- the ybgF gene encoding tol-pal system protein YbgF — translation MKARLAVFAALLFLSGCAGAETSSAPVKGKPIDPHAQAQANQLAEIDGLKSQVQRLSAEVEDLNLQVRTLTEGDSAGGATTMPELSKRLQKLEGNIRQMASQLGVEVDGQQPAAGQAPGIDTQAQQASLSPGSPSASQAPATSRPTDVPAAANADPAEAIYAKGMQAFQAKEYDKAAGMWRDVAKNYPKHTLAPNAYFWMGEAYFQKGDMAQAVLNYNEVVEKFPKSNKAPSAMLKMGMAFQKLNKKDAAKLMFQDLIKKFPDSAEARRAKSLI, via the coding sequence ATGAAAGCTCGTCTTGCGGTTTTCGCCGCACTGCTTTTCCTGTCCGGATGCGCCGGAGCCGAAACATCCAGCGCCCCGGTCAAGGGCAAGCCCATTGATCCCCATGCCCAGGCCCAGGCCAACCAGCTGGCCGAGATAGACGGACTCAAGTCCCAGGTGCAGCGTTTGAGCGCGGAAGTGGAGGATTTGAACCTCCAGGTCCGTACCCTCACCGAAGGGGACTCCGCTGGCGGCGCTACCACCATGCCGGAACTCTCCAAGCGCCTCCAGAAGCTCGAAGGCAACATAAGGCAGATGGCCTCCCAGCTGGGCGTCGAGGTGGACGGCCAGCAGCCGGCGGCCGGCCAGGCACCAGGCATCGACACCCAGGCCCAGCAGGCATCGCTCTCGCCCGGATCCCCTTCCGCGTCTCAAGCTCCGGCTACGTCCAGGCCCACGGACGTTCCCGCAGCGGCCAACGCCGACCCGGCCGAGGCCATCTACGCCAAGGGCATGCAGGCTTTCCAGGCCAAGGAATACGACAAGGCCGCAGGCATGTGGCGCGACGTAGCCAAGAACTATCCCAAGCACACCCTGGCTCCCAACGCCTATTTCTGGATGGGCGAGGCCTACTTCCAGAAGGGCGACATGGCCCAGGCCGTGCTCAACTACAATGAAGTGGTGGAGAAATTCCCCAAGAGCAACAAGGCCCCGTCGGCCATGCTCAAGATGGGAATGGCGTTCCAGAAGCTGAACAAGAAGGACGCCGCCAAACTCATGTTCCAGGATCTCATCAAGAAATTCCCGGACTCCGCCGAGGCGCGCCGGGCCAAGAGCCTTATCTGA
- a CDS encoding 4Fe-4S binding protein: MNEVRKIVHLSFSPETSGKPVVCNIIKLFDLCFNILKAQINPREVGEMVLEIHGIEQAVNDGLEYLKEHGVKITPVAQKVRKDEDLCVHCGVCTALCRPRALEIDRKTWRVHLDSEKCVACGLCVKLCPVKAMETQLENGVL; the protein is encoded by the coding sequence ATGAACGAGGTACGCAAGATCGTCCACCTGAGCTTTTCCCCGGAAACTTCCGGCAAGCCGGTGGTCTGCAACATCATCAAGCTTTTCGACCTGTGCTTCAACATACTCAAGGCCCAGATCAACCCTCGTGAAGTGGGTGAAATGGTGCTCGAAATCCACGGCATTGAGCAGGCGGTCAACGACGGTCTGGAATACCTGAAGGAACACGGGGTCAAGATTACCCCCGTGGCCCAGAAGGTGCGCAAGGACGAGGATCTGTGCGTCCATTGCGGCGTCTGCACCGCTCTGTGCCGCCCCCGCGCCCTGGAGATCGACCGCAAGACCTGGCGGGTCCACCTCGACTCCGAGAAATGCGTGGCCTGCGGCCTGTGCGTGAAGCTCTGTCCGGTGAAGGCCATGGAGACGCAGCTGGAAAACGGGGTCCTCTAA
- the lspA gene encoding signal peptidase II translates to MKPQYILAGSLAAVVAVLDQITKYQVQKHIKLFTTHEIIPGFFNLVHTLNKGAAFGFLNRPDTSWQTYFFIAATALAVVIVMNLLSKAEPGAKLFIVALGLILGGAVGNLIDRIRTGQVVDFLEFYLGSFVWPAFNVADIAITCGSLALIFSFYVRKQP, encoded by the coding sequence GTGAAGCCCCAATACATCCTGGCCGGAAGCCTCGCCGCGGTGGTCGCCGTACTGGACCAGATCACCAAGTACCAGGTGCAGAAGCACATCAAGCTCTTCACCACGCACGAGATCATCCCGGGGTTTTTCAACCTGGTGCACACCCTGAACAAGGGCGCGGCCTTCGGATTCCTCAACCGGCCGGACACATCCTGGCAGACCTATTTCTTCATCGCCGCCACCGCCCTGGCCGTGGTCATCGTGATGAACCTGCTTTCCAAGGCCGAACCCGGGGCCAAGCTCTTCATTGTGGCTCTCGGGCTTATCCTCGGCGGAGCGGTGGGCAACCTCATCGACAGGATCCGAACCGGCCAAGTGGTGGACTTCCTCGAGTTCTACCTCGGCTCCTTTGTCTGGCCAGCCTTCAATGTGGCCGACATCGCCATCACCTGCGGTTCGCTGGCACTCATCTTCTCCTTCTACGTGCGCAAGCAACCTTAG
- a CDS encoding PLDc_N domain-containing protein, which translates to MSLTSTIGGYPLWFFLVMALPAFINFWAIAHAFYRNFPTVQEKMVWLCLAVFVPVLGGLIYLFVGRKRGTKES; encoded by the coding sequence ATGTCTCTCACATCCACCATCGGGGGCTACCCCCTCTGGTTCTTCCTGGTGATGGCCCTGCCCGCGTTCATCAATTTCTGGGCCATCGCCCATGCATTCTACCGCAACTTCCCCACTGTTCAAGAGAAGATGGTCTGGCTGTGCCTTGCGGTGTTCGTGCCGGTGCTGGGCGGCCTCATCTACCTGTTCGTGGGCCGCAAAAGAGGAACGAAAGAATCATGA